The following is a genomic window from Nymphaea colorata isolate Beijing-Zhang1983 chromosome 3, ASM883128v2, whole genome shotgun sequence.
gaaatgtttgaagGCAAAATAAACACTTAAGTCAGGTTCTTGTAGGCAGACTGATGGTACAGCTCATGGTAGAAGATATTGCCTTGGTGGCCTGATCTGGGAAGTACCGGAAGGCTGCAAGTTGGAGGACTGTGTATTGCTCTGGGTTGGCAGCGATGATGCAGCATTTTCTAATGTTGTACTTACTTTTAATGCTTGTGAAATAGGTATGCTTGGTTGAATGTTACTTTTACAGGTGGTAGTCATACATCCACAGCTTCTATAAAATTTTTGTGGTCCACCTCGACATTATTTTAGGCTCTCTGAGCATGAAGATTTGTTCAATTCATCTTAAGTTCCTGTATTAACAGATTCATCTGGTCAATTGTTCCTGTGGATTGAGTTGCTGTTCTAGCCCAGCACACAATGGACTTTTGTGATTTTGGAGTTTCATTTCCACCCCTTAATTTTAATTCCATTCCAAATCTTTAACCAAACATCTGAAATTAAGTTAAGGAGTCCAACTAGGGTAACAGACTCCGGTATCACCCTGGATCCTCCGATTCCTAGTTGCCTACATCCCAAATGCAGCCTAAATTCATCCCAAATTTGTTTTCAAGAGTGACATGTTGTAACTCGTATGTTTGTTACTAAATTAGGAGACAAAAAAGATTATGTACAAAGAACTCATAGCTTCTGTTTCTGGTTGCTGTCTTATCCTTGCTTATTGATTTTAGAAGTACTTTTGTCAATTAACGGTCTATTTGTAGGACTCCAGAAATTTGTTTTATAGGACCTAGTTGTTGCTTCCAGACTTAAAGTTCTGAAGTTTATGTTGGTCTAAGattttcaatattgttttttctcaGTCAGGTATTGTCCAGCTGAATGCCGGTTAATGAAAGAtgttgcagaaaagaaaaagattctGAAGCGTAGGTATTGCttgaaatataaataatatCTGATTGGAAGTTGAGAAATTAGTCATGGTTTAAATAAGTGCAGTCTTTCAGAACTTTTAAAATGTGCTGCTGCATACATGATGCacttaacaattttttttccttcttgttaaaaattgttGTAGGTACTACCTTgtagaaaaagcaaaagatgcaAATATGGTTGGGATTTTGGTTGGAACACTTGGGGTTGGTATGTCTTTTGCTTCTTATATCtactaatttcttttgtttcattgccGATCCAGAAAATGTATACTATCAAGAAGTTGTTTGCTTTAATATTTTGTATGTAAGTTGAGCTACTGGTGTCATTTTCTGGCAAACTGTTAACATGAGATTATCCATTTGAGATTTTTTATCTGATCTAAaatgcaaataattttttattgttcatctttttcttcatcaaaagAAGCTAAATTGCCAGCCCTAAGCCGAGTCATCTTGGGGGCATCCCCATGAGATTGACATCAAGCCTGCTGGAATAGGGCCAAGGCTTCTTGATTCAGTTGGTTTTTTAAGTTGAATGGGTTTAATAGATTATGTTATACCTGAATCAGCTTCAAACTGGTGGGAAAGGGTCTTATTCTGAGAGGTAAGTGAAATTTGTGATGAAATCTTACCAAACCTGCTGATACTCCTGCTACCGTCATATTCATATATGCTGATTCTGATTTCTTGAATGCAGCTGGCTATCTGAATATGATTCATCAAATAAAAGCTTTGATAAAGAGCACAGGCAAAAAGTCTTATACATTTGTTGTGGGGAGGCCGAGTCCCGCCAAATTGGCAAATTTTCCTGAGGTTTGACTGTCGAATCAACTTTTTTGGGTTTCTATGTCATTCTCTCATGGCTGGCCTTGCTCATTGTGTTCTTTCATTGACTAGTGTGATGTGTTCATCCATGTTGCTTGCCCTCAAACAGCACTTTTAGACAGTAAGGAGTTTCTTGCTCCAGTGATCACCCCATTTGAAGCCATATTAGCTTTTAGCAGGTATGTGGTTCTAAATGTTTTTTGTCTTGATGCTTAAGAACATAGTccgaaaaaacacattttccttttttaaaaaaaaagtggtaaaatgcaaaaaataagtcagcccaaaaaactgcaaaaaaacatgtttttttttgtgttttttcattttggacgtctttttacatttttaaattttcctattttttctttttatgtttttttaaaatttgttcttttactatcacattttaattttcgaattttacttttaaaatcttatttttctaattgttttagaatttgccaagattttcctaAGAACAACAACTctaccgtattatacctgagaaaaattTGTGACCATGTTTAAGAATCACGAGGACAGCTATAATAATCTTGCTCTTCAATTTCGTACTTTCTTATTTGGATTGTTATTTTATGTATTCTTTATCTGCTTTTGCTTTTTAGAACTCTTTTGAGATTTTCTGAAAAACCTGCCAAGGAAACCTTCTTAACAAAGCTGTGTCTTTCTGTCAGTAAGTGGAATGTTTTTTGAATGTTCTTGTTAAtgcaaacatgttttctttatgcAGTCATACTATTAAAAGTCATAATCAATGTCATTGGAATTTGTATGATCGAAAAGTAATTGGAATGTCTCTTTGTAGAGGGAGTGAGTGGACAGGGGAATACATTATGGAATTTCGGAAATTAATGAGTTATTCTCATCAAGAAGTCAACAGCAAGGTTGATGGAGCACGATATTCTTTCCTCAATGGTGGCTATGTCGAAGATCTTGAAGGTGATCATCTATTTTTGGTTGGAGTATGGTTGTTTGTCTTAGGTTGTTAGCTTTAAATTCTCCTTGTTCTGTAGCTTTAGTGGCTCTCATGTTATCAaatgttttttccctttctagATACTTTTGGAAGCTCAATGCACTTTGCACTATACAATGCTTTCTCCCTCTCATGTAGGGGTGGCACACAGTCTCCTCCGTGAGTAATGCATCCACAGAGCATAGACACCATATGCAGTTGAGGGTGCATAGGAAGGAAGATCATTAAGTCATTGGCTTTTTCCTCCGTATATTGTACTCTTAATGGAGTGCGCCATTTTCCTCATCGTCATATCATTCCTTTTAATTTCCTTCGTAATTTTTTCCTATCAGTTGACATTTTAGATGTTGGGCTCCATAGCATGTGATTTATGGTTCAGTGTCCTGGTGCCTTGAGAATAAATTTAGATCTTGTTTGAGACACCTGTTCCaaatcatttgattttgctCCAATTTTGAGATAATTATAACATCGTGGATAAGTGGATTGAGTGTGGTCGATCTTCTCACTCTGTTTCAATCAGATATTCTTTATAATAGCACTTCACTTCCTTGGAAGTTCATGCAGTAAAAATTCAATCACAGGTTGAAgaagtgaaaatgaatgagatttgagggcctttttttttctttcctgccCTGGGAGAATGGCCCAGGAGCCAACCATAAAAGAACTGAATCCACTAGCTCCATTTGGATGTAGGATTATCTTTTAGAATTAGAACTATCTTTCTGGACAGAGGACTCgttcaaattttgttgcttATCTTGAATATCAAGATCATTCTGGCTTTTTCTCTGAAACTGTAGTTTTATGTGGTGttctgaaacaaaaaataatgtgttttgtgcatgtgcatatgcatATGTTGTGCATGTCGTGCAGTTATATGTGtagaaaggggagagagagtgagatagGTAAGCATGGTTTGGAGTGGCAGATATTCGTTTCATTGGATGTTCAATCTGATTCCACATTTGGGGACATGTTAAATGTTATAAACAGATAAATTAGGCAACAGAAGTGGTTTTGGAGTAGTAAATGTTGGTTTCTTTGGCTGTGCATCTGATTCTTCAATGAAAGTTATGTTGAATCTTATTGGCATTTCCAGTAGCATACATGGTTTGGATTGGAGTTCAGGCTATAATCATCTAATTCTTGTATTACTGTGTTTAATACAAACTGATGCACTTTTGCTCAAAAAGTTAATTTTATGCTGGAAACCCTTGCATGCCTATTATGTTTTGACGAttatttgttctttattttttctccagAGAATGAAGAGGAGTTAGATGGAAATTCATTAGAATTATCAACAATCACAGAAAAGGTGCTTAAAGTAGCAGATGGACATCCCTCATCTATGATGGCAAAGAGAACAGCTAAATCAGGACTTGAATTTTTCTCAACCAGATCTTATCAGGGCCTTGAGATAGGATTCAAGGCACCAACGACAGATGTTGTTACTGGTCGAACCGGAAAGGCATCTCGGTATGATGACGAGAGGACTGGAGAATCCTCATGATCATCTAAATAGGGATTGGTAATAGCGTAATATCGCTAATTAGAATTTCCGTTTGACGTGGTAGCTCCAGTGACCAAAGGGACGTGCGTGTTGCTTGCCTACGAAGAAGAAACGCTTTAGCGAAAGCATCATGCATTCTTTAGATTATGTTGCATTATAGTAAGCTTTTGGCAATacatattgtttcttttttgtattaagGGTGTTTAAATGCTCAGTTATACCAAGGTGTACATCaaaagcattcaagatcttgtTACGACCTTGATAAGAGATGAAAGACGCCAGGTCTTTCACTTCGATAATTTGTTTATCTTTGTTGTAACGTATGTCATTGCCCTACTGCGTCTTATTTTGTAAATGGCAGTTTCTGCCTCGATAGCTTACAAAGTTGTTCTGGCAGGCTACACATGCGTAAAATATTTGGAGAAGCACCTCTGTTGTTAATGGTTTAATTTTGCACCAAAGTTTTGTGTGGCAGGTTACGTTATCTTGTTGGGTCGGTCGGGCCGTCGTCGGGCCAGCCCAATTGGGCCCGAGCCTGGGCCAgggaaaacctggcccgggctgGGACCCGGGCCAGGTAGGCAGGCCCGGGGCCAGGTAGGCAGGCCCGGCAGCGGTCCCGGGCCGGATAGGTCAGAGTACGTGTTCGAATCTTAAGTTGGACAAAGTACGTTACGGTCTAGGCTTGACCCAGAACCATGCGGCCTATAACCCCCCTGCCTTTGAGTATTGAAAGCCGACCAATTGATAGCTTGTATGTTGTAATGACTTGGCTTAGGTGCTTGCCTGACAGATCCCTAACCTTTGGTTTAATGTTCTTCTAGGTATGAACTTTTAAACTGGTTAAGGTCAACGTTGAGATCCACCATATAATGCATGCAAGTCCACTTTGAACTAGATCATTGAGGTTGAGATCCATCGTACTAGCTTGCAAGTCAATTTTGAATTAGATCATTATAGTTACTCTTGCTGCTATATCCCTGCTATATCCCGAAGACGATATGAAAGTTTGGAGGGCTACAATCAAATTTATATGAGACTTGAGTGGCATGAGATGGCTGAACAAGAAGAGATGGTGAAGCACCAAAAAGATGAGGACCTCCCCACTAAGCATAAGTTGTCACCTAAGGAGGGTGGCAATAACCCATAGCCACGAAAGTGAAAGCCTCGGTCCAGCTGACCTAAGCATGGCAACTTATCACGAAAGAATGAAACTTTCCAAGTCCATTAAGTCATTGCCCAAGGAAGGTGGTGCCAACAACATGTGTGAATGGGCAGACCAATTTTTGAAATCATCTTAGGCTACCATCCCAGCTTCTACCACTATGAATGAGGGGCATAACTATGGGAAAGAAGAGGGCACAAAGA
Proteins encoded in this region:
- the LOC116251537 gene encoding uncharacterized protein LOC116251537; translation: MDLEFRYEVSRTAAFVVDGNYRRVALQFPDELLKDAYRVFDALRREIELRLEGCGDRSRDVQLYVMADTTYGSCCVDEVAALHVKADCVVHYGRTCLSATSRLPVLYVFGKEILDVNACAESIFDFLISACKPTLILFGLEYAHAIAGLEVAVMARSASRFDIRLHYADILFSVFDPTQGSCRQTDGTAHGRRYCLGGLIWEVPEGCKLEDCVLLWVGSDDAAFSNVVLTFNACEIVRYCPAECRLMKDVAEKKKILKRRYYLVEKAKDANMVGILVGTLGVAGYLNMIHQIKALIKSTGKKSYTFVVGRPSPAKLANFPECDVFIHVACPQTALLDSKEFLAPVITPFEAILAFSRGSEWTGEYIMEFRKLMSYSHQEVNSKVDGARYSFLNGGYVEDLEENEEELDGNSLELSTITEKVLKVADGHPSSMMAKRTAKSGLEFFSTRSYQGLEIGFKAPTTDVVTGRTGKASRYDDERTGESS